The following proteins are encoded in a genomic region of Triticum dicoccoides isolate Atlit2015 ecotype Zavitan chromosome 1B, WEW_v2.0, whole genome shotgun sequence:
- the LOC119348799 gene encoding probable sugar phosphate/phosphate translocator At2g25520, whose protein sequence is MAGTGGLSESVMRKVLLSYCYVAVWIFLSFAVIVYNKYILDPKMYNWPFPISLTMVHMSFCSSLAVGLVRVLRVVEPPSSPPMTPQLYTSSVVPIGALYAMSLWFSNSAYIYLSVSFIQMLKALMPVAVYSIGVLFKKETFRSSSMLNMLSISFGVAIAAYGEARFDLRGVALQLAAVAFEATRLVLIQILLTSKGISLNPITSLYYVAPCCLCFLLVPWIFVELPRLRAVGTFQPDFFIFGTNSLCAFALNLAVFLLVGKTSALTMNVAGVVKDWLLIAFSWSVIRDTVTPINLFGYGIAFLGVGYYNHIKLQALKAKEAQKKSAQADEEAGSLLQERDSHSDRKSENQA, encoded by the coding sequence atggccggcaccggcggcTTGTCGGAGTCGGTGATGCGGAAGGTGCTGCTGTCCTACTGCTACGTGGCGGTGTGGATCTTCCTCTCCTTCGCCGTCATCGTCTACAACAAGTACATCCTCGACCCCAAGATGTACAACTGGCCCTTCCCCATCTCGCTCACCATGGTGCACATGAGCTTCTGCTCCTCGCTCGCCGTGGGGCTCGTCCGCGTCCTGCGGGTCGTCGAGCCGCCCTCCTCCCCGCCCATGACGCCGCAGCTCTACACCTCCTCCGTCGTGCCCATCGGCGCGCTCTACGCCATGTCGCTCTGGTTCTCCAACTCGGCATACATCTACCTCTCCGTCTCCTTCATCCAGATGCTCAAGGCGCTCATGCCCGTCGCCGTCTACTCCATCGGCGTCCTCTTCAAGAAGGAGACCTTCAGGTCATCCTCCATGCTCAACATGCTCTCCATCTCCTTCGGCGTCGCCATCGCCGCCTACGGCGAGGCCAGGTTCGACCTCCGCGGCGTCGCGCTCCAGCTCGCCGCCGTCGCCTTCGAGGCCACCCGCCTCGTGCTCATCCAGATCCTGCTCACCTCCAAGGGCATCTCGCTCAACCCCATCACCTCGCTCTACTACGTCGCGCCCTGCTGCCTCTGCTTCCTGCTCGTGCCCTGGATCTTCGTCGAGCTGCCCAGGCTGCGCGCCGTCGGCACCTTCCAGCCCGACTTCTTCATCTTCGGCACAAACTCGCTCTGCGCCTTTGCGCTCAACCTTGCGGTGTTCCTGCTCGTTGGCAAGACCTCCGCGCTCACCATGAATGTTGCGGGAGTGGTCAAGGACTGGCTGTTGATTGCCTTCTCCTGGTCCGTGATCCGGGACACGGTCACCCCCATCAACCTCTTCGGCTACGGCATCGCCTTCTTAGGGGTTGGCTACTACAACCATATCAAGCTGCAGGCGCTCAAGGCCAAGGAGGCGCAGAAGAAGTCCGCGCAGGCCGACGAGGAGGCCGGCTCCCTGTTGCAGGAGCGCGATAGCCACAGTGATCGCAAGAGCGAGAACCAGGCATAG